ATTCTCCGTGAAGATGCGGAGTTCCCGCGGTCAGACGGAAAGACCCCGTGAACCTTTACTATAGCTTTGCACTGGTGTTAGGAATCAGATGTGCAGGATAGGTGGGAGACTATGAAATAGTGACGCTAGTCATTATGGAGTCATCCTTGAGATACCACCCTTCTGGTTCTTGACATCTAACCGCGATCCTTGAATCAGGATCCGAGACAATGCATGGTGGGTAGTTTGACTGGGGCGGTCGCCTCCCAAAGAGTAACGGAGGCGCGCGATGGTTAGCTCAGGTTGGTCGGAAATCAACTTTTAGAGTGCAATGGCATAAGCTAGCCTGACTGCGAGTCTGACAAGACGAGCAGAGACGAAAGTCGGTCATAGTGATCCGGTGGTCCCGCGTGGAAGGGCCATCGCTCAACGAATAAAAGGTACTCCGGGGATAACAGGCTGATGATTTCCAAGCGTCCATAGCGACGAAATCGTTTGGCACCTCGATGTCGGCTCATCACATCCTGGGGCTGGAGAAGGTCCCAAGGGTTCGGCTGTTCGCCGATTAAAGTGGTACGTGAGCTGGGTTTAGAACGTCGTGAGACAGTTCGGTCCCTATCTGCCGTGGGTGTAGGAAGTTTGAGAGGATCTGCCTTTAGTACGAGAGGACCGAGGTGGACGTACCCCTGGTGGACCAGTTGTCATGCCAATGGCATAGCTGGGTAGCTAAGTACGGAAGGGATAACCGCTGAATGCATCTAAGCAGGAAACCCACCTCAAAACTAGACTTCCCTATTAGAGCCGTGGAAGACCACCACGTTGATAGGTCAGGTGTGGAAGTGCGGTAACGCATGTAGCTAACTGATACTAATAGCTCGATTGATTTACTTTGCTGAGATTACACATGTATACAGTGTTAATTCTGTAGATACGGTAAGGATCTCACAAATAAATTTTTTAAGATATTGCTCAAAATTATTATTTTTAGTAAGTTATTGCTAAACTTTTTAATCTATCTATAATGGGTAAATTAAGAAGCAAAGCAATAATGATGAAATTACTAAAAACTAATTTTAAGTAGTTCTTTTATGGTACTGTTAACAAAATTTTTTAATTGATAATTAAATGGATTTTTTAGCGAAAATTAATAAGATTTTTGATGGAATAGTTATTCATATTTCAAAAAAATCTTATAATTTGCAGCAAAAAAGGCTTTAATTAGCTTTAAAATCAACTTTGTTAACAGTGCCAGAGGCAATTTTTCAGCTTTATCGACAAACAACCCAGCAAAAAAATTGTCATTGTTGCACTTCTTGTAGTCGGCAATGACGATTCTGATACTTTAAAAAAGTTTGTATTGCTGGCTTGGTGGTTATAGCATGAGTGAAACACACGATCCCATCCCGAACTCGAACGTGAAACCTCATAGCGCTAATGGTACTATGCCCTGAGGCATGGGAGAGTAAGTCGCTGCCAAGCTTGCAATACAAATTTTTTTTGATTATTTAAAACGCTAAACTTAAAACTTTATTTTTTTGAGTTGTATTCAACTAGTAATTCCCAATTTATTTTTCCATTATTGCAAAATTTTGAAATAAATCCTTTCACCAAATTATTTATAATTCTTGCATACTCAATATTAAATTCTTCATTTCTTTCTTTTGCTTTATGACCCAACGGCTCTATAATTTTTGTATATAACTCAAGGTCACCGGAAATTAATTCCCAAAATGCTTGACCACAATATTTAAAATAATAACCTTTGTCAGGTTGATTATCAATACCATAACAACAACCATTTATTGCTATTATATTTTCTGTTCTACTTCCGTTTGTTCTCAAAATACGTTGTGCTTTTTGAAAGTTATCTTTCATTTTTTTAATCTGACTACTATTACCCCAATTTGGACCAGATTTAATTGAAACAATATATTTTACATTATCTTTTATAAATTCAAGATCAATACCTTCAGCACTTGATTTAAAGCCATTATAAATTTTAGTGTTGATAAAAATTGCTAAGTTTCCAAGAAAGTTACCAAAGATAGTTTCCTCTTGAGAAGATAAATGAGCGTCTAGAATGAATTTAACCAATTCATCAGCAAGTAGTATATCTTTACATCTAAACAGGTATGGATTTTTTCTTTTTAGAAGTTTTTCTATTTTTAATAATTGTAAACTTTTTAATCTTGCATTATGAAAAAAGTTAATATTTTCTTCTATGAATTTTATAATTTCATTGTTTGTTATCATGAGCTTTCAAACTGTTAAATATTAGATCAATATAGTCTTCATTAGTATCAATTCCGATTGCCTTTCTTCCAAGTTTATTTGCAGCGATTAAAGTTGTCCCGCTTCCTGCAAAAGGATCAAGAACTAAATCATTTTTTTCAGTAAATAATTCTATAAACCAAATAGGCAGTGTTTCAGGAAAAGTTGCACTATGGTTCTTATTATTACATTCGGTTGCTAAGTGCAATACATTTGCCGGGTAAACTGTATCTTTTTCAAGCCAATTAGATATATTTTTTCCAAATCCACTTCCGACTTTTGATTCGTCTCTAATCATATCTTTTTCGCTTAAATTTTTAAGTCTTTGTTTAGCCCAGTTACCCATAGGAATTTTAACATTATCTTGAAACATTTTAAATTTTTTTTGTTTATTAAAATGAAGTAATCGCTCCCAAGAATCTCTAAATCTGTTAGGCCATTTTCCAGGGTAACAATTTTTTTTATGCCATATATATTCTTCTGTCCATAACCAACCTTGTTTACGCATTTCTAGTATTAATTCTAATACATATACATGTCTTTCTCCCTCTAATACGCGTTCTTTTATATTTAGAATGAATGAACCTGTTGGATTCAAAACTCTTTTGAATTCCTTTGATCGCAACAAAAACCATTCAACATATTTATTAGGATGTATTCCACCATAAGTGTTTTTTCTCTGATCTGCATATGGAGGAGATGTTATAATTAGATTAACAGAGTCATCTGGAATTTGTTTAAGAATATCAAGGCAATCACCAAAATATATATCAGAGTTTTGAGTAGAAAATTTTGACATGTTTGCTTTTTTACTATTTCTTTATGCTAAATAATATATTATACCTTAAAAACTAAAAAAAACATTTATTATTTTATGCAAAATATAAATATCACTTACCCCCTTCTTGTTATCACAATAATAACATCTTTATTTGTTAAAAACAAAAAACCGATTTATATATTACTCATTCTTACAAATCTATTAGCTTTATATCAAGGTGTAATAAATATTGTCGGTTTCTTTTCCTTAAGTATATTTGCCGCTCTAACTTATTCCTATTTTAATTTTCAAAACCTTCATAAAACCGTAAAGTTTTTATTATTTTTAGCAATTTCCATTTGTATAGCAGCCTTTGCTTTTCATAAAGTGCCGGGATTTTTTAATATATTGGCTATTAAATCGATGAAATTATCAGAATTATCAACCACGTTTTCAATGTATTTGAATTTTGATAAAGTTATGCCGGCTTTAATAGTTTTCTGCCTTAGTGATTTATATATTTTAGAAAAAAATAGCAAATCAACACATATAAAATATACAATTACTTCTTTATTATTATGTATTATAGTAATCCTAACTCCGGCTTTTATAAGCGGTTATGTATTATTTGATCCTAAATTACCCGCTATATTACCGATTTGGGCAATTAACAATTTCTTTTTTGTTTGTATGAGCGAAGAAGTATTTTTTCGTGGTTTTCTACAGAGAACATTACAGAATCTTCTAAAGAAACAGCAAATATTAGCTATTATTATAGCTTCTTTAATATTCGGCGTAGCTCATTTTCAGGGTGGGATTATATATATAGGTCTTGCTACTATTTGTGGTTTCTTCTATGGCTATGCTTATTATAAAACCGGTAAAATATTATGCTCTATGATAGTGCATTTCGGTTTGAATTTGTTTCATCTAATATTTTTTACCTATCCTGCGGCAATTATTATATAGCTTCGTTCATTAAGATATATGAGTAGTATAATTATTTTTATATAATATATAATAATTAACTAGTAATTGAATTAATTATAGTGTATGTTCGCATAAATTATAAAAGGTTGAATATTATGGGAGCTTACTTAACTACCGGGGTAGTACAAAATATTATTATTTATAAAAAGCAGTTGGTAAATTATGACATAACAATTGATAAAATTATTGCGAAATTAAGAGAAGAAGTAAATATTGATTATTATAGCTATAGTGAAGATTCAAACGGTTATTATTGGCACATTGATCCTAAAATGCTAGAAGGTAATTTTGTAGAATTTTTAGAAACTCAATTTCAAATGTATAGCAATAAAACGTCTAGTAGTAGAAAATATCAAGAGATAGAAGAAGCTATTGACAAAGTAAAAGAGGCTAAAACCGGCAATGAGTTAATAGAATTAGCTGCCAGTATAAGCCTTCAGTACTTCCAATTAGTTGATTATACAAATAAATATATAAGTGTATTGCATAATAATAATTTTAAGTTAGATATTTTAGTAAATTTCCATCTAATAGCTTTTTTTATTGACGGAAAAATAATTATGGAATGTTACTATGATATTTTAAGATATTTTTCTCAAAACATCCATCTTCAAAAAGAAAAGTATCCGGTAGCAGATTGTATAATAGTTCTGATTACTGATTGAAGATATAGGCGTTGTTGTATGGCTCGAAATCCTTATAAAAAAACACCGTCATTGCGAGGAGGGACGTAGTCCCAACGTGGCAATCCGGGAAAAAACACTTTTCTGTCATCATGAATTTATTTCAGGATCCACTACAAAGAGATGCTGAAACAAGTTCAGCATGACAAAAGAAAAAGCTGGATTCCCGCCTTTAACCATAACTGTCCGAAGTTAAAAAATTAAGATTATTAAATAGTACTTTTTTTGCCGTTAATGCTAAAAATACTACTATTTTGATATATAATAGAGTGAAAAACTCAAACAGTTTCTCTATTTATTTTTCAACTTCGGACAGTTATGGCCTTTAGCTAGAATGACATACGGCACTTTTTTAGAGCCATGCAACAAAGCTGCGACTGGAAGGAGTGCGGCAATCTAGAAAATAATAAGTTTCATAGCATTTTTTGCTATTTTTTCCTGGATTACCGCGTCGGCATAAATGCCTCCTCGCAATGACGATTCCGGTAGCCATGCAACAACGCCAAGCTTGATACAAGCGAATTTTTCTGAATTTGCCTGTACTCACGTATTATTAACGGCTAGCGCAGGCTTGTCTTTAAATTTATCTTGTCTAGACCTTTCTGAATTTAGCTGTAGTAAATAAAAATCATTTCTTTAACGGTAAAATTATTATCAACTATGTATAAGTTTTTAAGCTAAAACTTATACATAGTTGGGGTTAACTTAATAATCTTTGCTATATCTCACAATTCCCTTAAAAAAAAGTTTTATTATTAACACTATCTTTAAACTAATATTTAAGGATAAAGGTAAAAAACTTGCTTAATAAATAATGTTATCTTAATCTTTTATTAATTTATAGAATTATAAAGGTTATGAATCAGGTCTCTATCTTACTCTTTATATTACTATCGGTATCATTATTTAGTTGTCAATTAGCACCTAATTATAAAAAGCCGGCGATAGAATTACCCGATAGCTTTGATAAATCTTATATTGAAAAGAAAGAAGTTATAGTCCAACAAAGTCAGTGGTGGGCTAAATTCAATGATCCTGATCTAGAGGCTTTAATTACCGAATCGCTAAACGCCAATTCCGATATACTTATCGCCATGACGAATGTCGCGCAAGCTCAAGCACAATTAAATCTTAATAATGCTCAAAGATTTCCGCAAATTAATTTGCAAGGTTCGGCTAATAGGACAAAAAACAGTAAGCAAGTCAATTCTAAAAATAATAATATCAATCACAATATAGTTAATAATTTTAGCTTAGCTAGTGTATTAAACTATGAAATTGATTTATGGGGTGCAGCGGCAAATGCCGATAAAGCTGCGCAGGCTTTATTAGTTTCAGCCGAAGAGAATAAGCAGGCAGTACGGCAAAGCGTCGCTACCAACACGGCGATAGCCTATTTTAATTTGCTTGCTTTGCATAAACAAATATATCTAACGAGTCACTTAATTACTATACAAAAGAAAATATACGAACTAAATAACAAGCTTTTCTTAGCAGGAACTAGCAACGAAATAGATTTAAGTCAGGCACAATCGTTACTAACGGTTACCGAATCTGAATTACCGATTTTGCAGCAGCAATTACAGGAGCAAAAACACGCTCTGGAAATTCTATTAGGGAGAACTCCTAAAGATATAGTTAACGGTAGCTTTAATCATAATCAAACTATTGATAAATTAGTTGCTCCGATGGTTCCGGAAATACTACCGTCAAAGCTGTTAGAGCAGCGTCCCGATATACGAGCGGCTGAGCAGAATTTAATTGCGGC
This genomic window from Rickettsia endosymbiont of Ceutorhynchus obstrictus contains:
- a CDS encoding PmeII family type II restriction endonuclease, whose protein sequence is MITNNEIIKFIEENINFFHNARLKSLQLLKIEKLLKRKNPYLFRCKDILLADELVKFILDAHLSSQEETIFGNFLGNLAIFINTKIYNGFKSSAEGIDLEFIKDNVKYIVSIKSGPNWGNSSQIKKMKDNFQKAQRILRTNGSRTENIIAINGCCYGIDNQPDKGYYFKYCGQAFWELISGDLELYTKIIEPLGHKAKERNEEFNIEYARIINNLVKGFISKFCNNGKINWELLVEYNSKK
- a CDS encoding site-specific DNA-methyltransferase, which translates into the protein MSKFSTQNSDIYFGDCLDILKQIPDDSVNLIITSPPYADQRKNTYGGIHPNKYVEWFLLRSKEFKRVLNPTGSFILNIKERVLEGERHVYVLELILEMRKQGWLWTEEYIWHKKNCYPGKWPNRFRDSWERLLHFNKQKKFKMFQDNVKIPMGNWAKQRLKNLSEKDMIRDESKVGSGFGKNISNWLEKDTVYPANVLHLATECNNKNHSATFPETLPIWFIELFTEKNDLVLDPFAGSGTTLIAANKLGRKAIGIDTNEDYIDLIFNSLKAHDNKQ
- a CDS encoding CPBP family intramembrane glutamic endopeptidase, whose protein sequence is MQNINITYPLLVITIITSLFVKNKKPIYILLILTNLLALYQGVINIVGFFSLSIFAALTYSYFNFQNLHKTVKFLLFLAISICIAAFAFHKVPGFFNILAIKSMKLSELSTTFSMYLNFDKVMPALIVFCLSDLYILEKNSKSTHIKYTITSLLLCIIVILTPAFISGYVLFDPKLPAILPIWAINNFFFVCMSEEVFFRGFLQRTLQNLLKKQQILAIIIASLIFGVAHFQGGIIYIGLATICGFFYGYAYYKTGKILCSMIVHFGLNLFHLIFFTYPAAIII
- a CDS encoding efflux transporter outer membrane subunit → MNQVSILLFILLSVSLFSCQLAPNYKKPAIELPDSFDKSYIEKKEVIVQQSQWWAKFNDPDLEALITESLNANSDILIAMTNVAQAQAQLNLNNAQRFPQINLQGSANRTKNSKQVNSKNNNINHNIVNNFSLASVLNYEIDLWGAAANADKAAQALLVSAEENKQAVRQSVATNTAIAYFNLLALHKQIYLTSHLITIQKKIYELNNKLFLAGTSNEIDLSQAQSLLTVTESELPILQQQLQEQKHALEILLGRTPKDIVNGSFNHNQTIDKLVAPMVPEILPSKLLEQRPDIRAAEQNLIAANSNIGVVRATYFPNLSLTGLLGLGSNKAAKLFNDSAHSWQIGGSSAMPIIDFGRTKANVQIAKITQEQYVIQYRNIVAVAFREVMDALSAQKTSEDNFNIWQRNEKALETSARLIKQRQRRGIANYLDVLNAEQSVLQAQISGVTIKLNRLNAAVNLFHALGGEW